The Streptomyces sp. V4I8 genome includes the window AGTCGAGCCGGCCCAACAAGAAGGTCTACCACCTCACCGACGCCGGGCGTGAGGCGCTGCGCGCCTGGTTCGAGGAGCCCGAGGACGAGCCACGGGTGCGGGACGAGTTCTTCATGAAGCTGGCCGTCGCCCCGCGGACCGGTCTCGCCGACCAGATCGCCCTCATCAACAGACAGCGGCGCCAGTACTTGAACACCATGCGTCAGCTGTCGAAGCTGGCCGCCGCCGAGGACCGGGACAACCGCATCGCCCATCTGCTGATCGAGGGCGCGATGCTGCATCTGCAGGCCGACCTCGACTGGCTGGAGCGGTGCCAGGAAGAGCTGGAGGAGCTGGAGTGAGCGACGATTCCACTCCTGGGCTGCGCGCCGAGGGCCCTGGGCTGCGCGCCGAGGGGCCTGAGTCAGGCGCCGAGCGCCCTGTGCTGCGCTCCGAAGGCCTGGTCAAGACCCATCACGGCGAGGGCGCCCCGGCGCATGCCGTGCGGGGCGTGGATCTTTCCGTCCGGCAGGGCGAGTTCGTGGCCGTCACCGGCCCGTCCGGTGCCGGTAAGTCGACTTTGCTGCATCTGCTGGGCGGACTGCAGCGACCCGACAGCGGGAGCATCTGGCTGGACGGCGAGTGCGCGGACCGGTGGAGCGAGGCCCGCTGGGCGGTGGAGCGCAGGAAGCGCATCGGGATCGTCTTCCAGTTCTTCAACCTGGTCTCCGACCTGTCCGTCGCCGACAACGTCGAACTGCCCGCGCTGCTCGCCGGCGTGCCGCCGAAGCG containing:
- a CDS encoding PadR family transcriptional regulator, which translates into the protein MRLPLLALLARGPAHGYELKQDLEQLLGSAYPQPNVGQIYVTLGRLEKSGLIEGEDVEQSSRPNKKVYHLTDAGREALRAWFEEPEDEPRVRDEFFMKLAVAPRTGLADQIALINRQRRQYLNTMRQLSKLAAAEDRDNRIAHLLIEGAMLHLQADLDWLERCQEELEELE
- a CDS encoding ABC transporter ATP-binding protein → MRAEGPESGAERPVLRSEGLVKTHHGEGAPAHAVRGVDLSVRQGEFVAVTGPSGAGKSTLLHLLGGLQRPDSGSIWLDGECADRWSEARWAVERRKRIGIVFQFFNLVSDLSVADNVELPALLAGVPPKRARAERAELLAELGLTGKERSMPGELSGGEQQRVALARALVNRPPLLLADEPAGSLDSKGTREVMRLLSRFHQRGQTIVLVTHDARLASAADRVISFFDGRIADDAELDGGTPPRRTGISGVLELRD